Below is a window of Salvelinus alpinus chromosome 5, SLU_Salpinus.1, whole genome shotgun sequence DNA.
AAACCTATCCTTTCATTAGAATTTGCCTTTGGCAGGCATAATATAAATCCTGAGCTGCCAACACAAAAATGTTACATTGAAATCTTAGAATCCTTCAAGCAAAGCATTCTTACGATGTAACTGTCAGGCTTACCTCCCTCTCGTACCAGTTGGCTGCGTTGtggacagacacagaggagtCTACTGGGGTGAGCTCGTCGGTGTAGGTCTTCAAACGGATCCGGGAGTTGTAGCGCAGGGAGAGCAGGTTGTACACAATCTATTCGCCAAAGAAAACAGACTTAGACATAAAAACGTCACCTCTGATTAGATCAGGGTTCCTCGAAGCAATCTGGTTAAATTCTAGGTTTGTGCCTGAACACATGTTAATAACCACAAAAATAACAAAGCACTGTCATGAAGAGAGAGGTATACTATTGGAACAGCAGCCTGGGGGGTATGGACGAAATAGTACCTCAAAGCGATTCTGGCGAGTGGGAATGTCAACTGCAGTAAGGTCAATCATGTTTCGGAACTGAGCGTTGCTGTGGTCTCTCAGAAAGGTCAACACAGGGATGACCCCGTCAGGATGGATCATCACCTCCAACTCATTGTAACACGTCACCTGAAGATATAACATGCATCCTTGTGAAGCTCATATGGCTTCAAAATGACATAAAAAGCTTGCCGTTTGGTATAGCTAATTGTTAGGTAAATAAAGATTAAAATGACTTTAGTGGTCAAGGTCCAAACAAAATTAACCGCTTTTAACGCAACCCCTCTgaaatatacacatacacacaggttttggagaggtgcgggggctgccACAATGGGCACCCGGGGACTTGTTGTTGTGaggtgttaagtgccttgctcaagggcacaatggaTTTCAAATCTAGGATTTGATACAAGAAACCTTCCGGTTGCCAGCTTAATTCCCAAGTGTGGGCTCCTTTCTAACCTTATGTGTATGTTCCCCATGTTTGAGATGCACCATATGCATTTAGGATTTATAGCATAGTTTCCCTTAAGGGTTGCTCAACATTGTATAATTGTGTGGCTGTCGTTGTGTTAAAGCTGACCATTCATTATAGCAGTTGGTGCAATTACATTATCTTACCTGGACTTGCTGCACATATTTAGGAAGCATTTCAGCAACATATTCTCCAAAAACTGCAAGTTGGGTATGGGTGACCGCATCCTTGGGTCTAACAGTGGCTACACAGAGATAGGCAcatgaaatagttttttttttaaaggatgaGGCAATACAATTATTGTTGCACTCAATCATCTATTGTATTCAGTGTTGCAAAGATCACGGACTAAATTTAAACCTAAATGATTAGAGAATTATACTACATTGGGGATGGACTAGGACTTTGCGGGTTCAACATACTGATGATGATTATCTACAATGTACACCATAAAGACAAATGCCACGGGCTGGGTGAATTCTACTAGACACTGGTATACTCACGTTTTGTTTCAGTAGTCTCGGATCTCGCTTGCATGAGACATGGGCTTCGATTGGCAACTGTAACATAAAATAACATTACGTACTCAATGGCTAACTAATGTTAAAACGGGTTGGATTACCAGCATGGTCCGCTCCTCTGAGCTAGTTGACTGCTCGCTAACTAGGGGCTAAGTGACTAACACTTTCACGTTACTTGACTCAGTTATGGCTACATAACACTGTAATAACAaggttatagctagctaatagatACATTACatgagttggtcccccattttctgctataacagcttccactcttctgggaaggctttccactagatgttggaacatttctgtggggacttgctttcattcagccacaagagcattagtgaggtcgggcactgatgttgggcgattaggcattgctcgcagtcagcgttccaattcagcCCAAAGgtgttctatagggttgaggtcagggctctgtgcaggccagtcaagtacttccacaccgatctcgacaaaccatttatttgtggacctcgctttgttcataggaacattgtcatgctgaaacaggaaagggccttcccaaagcTGGGAGTAccgaatcatctagaatgtcgtATGCtgcagcattaagatttcccttcactggaactaaggggcctagcccgaaccatgaaaaacagcccagacaattattcctcctccaccaaactttacagtcggcactatgcattcgggtaggtagtgttctcctggcatccaccaaacccagattcgtccattggactgccagatggtaaagcatgattcatcactccagagaacgcgtttccactattccagagtccaatggcggtgagctttacaccactccagccaacacttggcattgcgcaaggtgatcttaggcttgtgtgtggctgctcagccatggaaacccatttcatgaagctccagacgaacagttcttgtgctgacattgcctCCAGAGGCAGttggacagacgatttttacacactaGAGCACTCAGTgttccagttctgtgagcttgtgcggcctgccacttcacggctgagccgttgttgctcctagaagtttccacttcacaataacaacacttccagttgaccgggacagctctagcagggcagacatttgatgaactgacaacagtgccacgttgaaagtcactgagctcttcagtaaggccatcctACTGTCAATGTTTGCCTATgatgattgcatggctgtgtgttcgattttatacacctgtcagcaacggctgtgaccgaaatagccaaatccacaaatttgaaggagtgtccacataccattgtatatatagtgtattataagCATACATGCCTGTTAGTGTCAAGTTATAAATTGACATGACAATGTGCGTTTCAGGTCGTCTGTTTAAGTCGTACAGCACGTTTAGTAAGCCTCTAGATGCGCAGTGTGACAACTAAAATCCCGACCTGGAACATAACCACTGACTTGCTAGCCAATTTGACGGAAGGTCAAGTGAGAACTGGCTGACTAGATAGCGCGATCTTAACAACAATATAAATGCGTTATCACGCACATTAACTATAAATGAAGACAGCATGTTAGTGCATAGTTAATGCTCGAAATGTACTTACGATTCAAAGTCCTGCTAAAACCTCCGCGAACAAAACGCACTAACGATGCCGCCATATTTGTTCAATGACGTTGTCAATTTTCTTCTTCTGTTTTTTTATAACGCTGGGTAGTTTAAACGCACAGATAGAACGAGACAGATATTCTACCGGATGTAAATGTAAGGCATCCGCTTGACGTTTCCGCTTGAAAACAGGACCAAAACGACGAATGAAAGATAGCGGAAGCGGATAATGAAGTGAATTCTGAATAAAATGTCGGTAGAATCAAGGAGAATTTGCGTATTGTCCTAAATAATGGAAAACGGACCAAAGTAGTGTACAGTGATGATAATGACCCTTCGTATCTAGCAGGAGTACGGGTTGTTAATGAGGAGCTGCTGAGCAGAGTACCGATTTTGAATAAACCATTTGAGTTATCCAAACTGGTGGAGAGTACTGGGTAAAGTGAAGGCTGTAAAGATCACGAGAGGCGGGTCAGAAGGAACGTGTGTTGTGTCTTAACTGATTTGATACATTTgaagtgtctgtgtgtctcttccGAGCAGGACACTTCTCAAGGGGGTTATATCTGGCGTATCTTGGGAAATCGATTTTGAAGATATTAAAAATATTCATGGAGTGATTTGAAGCACGTCGGATGAATCGTGTGTTCTTTTGTTTTTTCATATGCAGCCTCTCCCTACTCAAGTGCAGGTATGGTATATTAACTACAGAGTCAGAGCATTTATCCCAAGACCAATGCAGTGTGATCCTTGTAaaggtttttattattattattttttacccccttttctcctcaatcttcgtggtatccaattgctagtaattactatcttgtctcatcgctacaactcccgtacgggctcgggagagacgaaggtcgaaagccatgcgtcctccgaaacacaacccaaccaagccgcactgcttcttaacacagcgcgcctccaacccggaagccagccgcaccaatgtgtcggaggaaacaccgtgaccctggctcccttggttagcgcgcactgcgcccggcccgccacaggagtcgctggtgcgcgatgagacaaggatatccctaccggccaaaccctccctaacccggacgacgctaggccaattgtgcgtcgccccacggacctcccggtcgcggccggctgcgacagagcctgggcgcgaacccagagtctctggtggcgcagttagcgctgcgatgcagtgccctcgACCACTGCGCCAGTCCTTGTAAAGGTTTTGGtcatgttttttaaattatttttttcccacctttatttaaccaggtaggctagttgagaacaagttcaaatcaaatcacattttatttgtcacatacacatggttagcagatgttaatgcgagtgtagcgaaatgcttgtgcttctagttccgacaatgcagtaataaccaacgagtaatctgacctaacaattccacaactactaccttatacacacacaagtgtaaagggataaagaatatgtacataaagatatatgaatgagtgatggtacagaacggcataggcaagatgcagtagatggtattgagtacagtatatacatatgagatgagtaatgtatggtatgtaaacataaaagtgcatagtttaaagtggctagtgatacatgtattacataaagatggcaagacgcagtagatgatatagagtacagtatatacatatacattatattaagtggcattgtttaaagtggctagtgatacattttttatcaatttccatcaattccattattaaagtgagctggagttgagtcagtatgttggcagcagccactcgatgttagtggtggctgtttaacagtctgatggccttgagatagaagctgtttttcagtctctcggtccctgctttgatgcacctgtactgacctcgccttctggatgatagcggggtgaacaggcagtggctcgggtggttgttgtccttgatgatctttatggccttcctgtgacatcgggtggtgtaggtgtcctggagggcaggtagtttgcccccagtgatgcgttgtgcagacctcactaccctctggagagccttacggttgtgggtggagcagttgacgtaccaggcggtgatacagcccgacaggatgctcttgattgtgcatctgtagaagtttgtgagtgcttttggtgacaagccgaatttcttcagcctcctgaggttgaagaggcgctgctgcgccttcttcacaacgctgtctgtgtggggggaccaattcagtttgtccgtgatgtgtacgccgaggaacttaaacttttgctccctctgctgtttcctgaagtccacaatcatctcctttgttttgttgactttgagtgtgaggttattttcctgacaccacactccgagggccctcacctcctccctgtaggccgtcttgtcgttgttggtaatcaagcctaccactgtagtgtcgtccgcaaacttgatgattgagttggaggcgtgcatggccacgcagtcatgggtgaacagggattacaggagagggctcagaacgcacccttgtggggccccagtgttgaggatcagcggggtggagatgttgttacctaccctcacaacctgggggcggcccgtcaggaagtccagtacccagttgcacagggcggggt
It encodes the following:
- the LOC139575052 gene encoding NADH dehydrogenase [ubiquinone] iron-sulfur protein 3, mitochondrial-like gives rise to the protein MAASLVRFVRGGFSRTLNLANRSPCLMQARSETTETKPTVRPKDAVTHTQLAVFGEYVAEMLPKYVQQVQVTCYNELEVMIHPDGVIPVLTFLRDHSNAQFRNMIDLTAVDIPTRQNRFEIVYNLLSLRYNSRIRLKTYTDELTPVDSSVSVHNAANWYEREVWDMYGVFFANHPDLRRILTDYGFEGHPFRKDFPLSGFVEVRYDDEVKRVVAEPVELSQEFRKFDLNSPWEVFPAHREAKAPELPAGDKPADK